TGAGTGAGACAGGCAGGATAGTTGGCTGAGCTCCACTGCAGgctcccttcttcctctgtgccctcctccccacccagggacCATCCCACCTTGCCTGAGCGCCCAagacccctcccaccaccacacagtgcccccactccccagtccagcacccacctgctccccagcctTCCCATGGAGCACTGGCTGCGGCAGGGCCATCTCCAGCCTGTGGAGGAGCCATGCCACCAACCTGCAAGTGGGAGAGAGTGGGCCAGGTGGGAGGGCtcgtggggaaactgaggccagtgTCAGATCCCTCCCAGGGCAGGCAGCAAGCCAGCCAGAAGGCAGACCAGAaccctggcctccagccctgaAAACAGTCGCGCTGCTCCCTGGCCTCCTTAGGCCGAGCCTCGGGCTACTGGTCAGACCCCAGTGGTAACTCAGGCCCCCTACCCTCTACATCACCCCCTGAGATGCATTTCAGGCCCCTCACACACTGCCAGGGCAGCAGCATTCGGCAGTATATATTccaattttaaatgcatgtatcTGTTGGCCCAGTAACTCCATTTGCTCTGATTTACTTGCTTATGAACACAGTGATGCCTGTACAAGGCTACTGATTGCAGCAAAAGAGTGGAAACAAACCTCAATGTCTGCCAAATGGTTAAATAAAAGTTGGTGCACCCGTTTAATGAAGTACTGTGCAGTCGGTGAAAGAATGCAGCAGACCTCTACGCATAAAACCGCCTCtaagacaaattttttttagtgaaaaaaatgagatgaggGACAGTATATATAGTTTGCTGCTGCCTGGTATGTGTGTTTAAAGGAGAAATGTGCTCAGAACTTGTCTGTGTGTAGGAAATGCTTGAAAGCAGGAGAAACTGCTGATGTGATTGCCCTGGGAAGGGATGCTGGAAACCTCTGAATTTTCTCCCAGGTGTATGtgctacttttataatttaaaaagactcaATTGGTGAAGGCTGGGTGTTGGGCTGGGGCCAGGCACTGAGCCTGCTGCCCGTGGGAGGCGTGGCTTTTGGGGGGCTCACCTGGCAGAGTCCCGGgcgggtggcagggaggaggtcTGGATGCTGGGCAGGGGGTCTGGAGTCGGCTCCTCCTTGGGCTCTGGGGGGTcgggagcaggcagggaggggctctcCTGGGCCTGAAGCACGGGATCGGGCTTGGTTCCCAAGGAGGGTCCTGGGGGCTCTgagcagcagggagggaaggagacgAAGGATGGCATCGCAGGGCTCCATGCAACCCCTCAAGGGCATGGGGGACCAGATTCAAGGCACCAACGCTACTGAGTGGGGAGCCCCTTGGGCCCATCCCGACTACCCCAATCATAAGACAGACATGGAGCTGAGGTCccgggaggggaagggacttaTCTAAGACCTCTCAGGGCTGTCTCAGGCTACTGGCTTTTCCCAGCTTGGACTGGGACGGGGATTCCAGGGCCCCACAACAGTCTGCTTCCTGCAAGCCCTGAACCCCTCCGGAGCCTGGGTGAGGGCTAAGGTCCTCCCCCAGCATTCCTCAGGCCCCAGTTGTACCCCCAGCCCAGTCTATGAGCATCCCAGACAGCCCCTTCCCAGATCCTTTCCCTGTACCTGGACCCAAGGCAGCATCCACAGGCTCATCTCTCCAGCCCTGGGTCGTAAACAGGAAGTGAGGTCACGGAGGAAGAAAGCCACGCCCTGGCCCATCCTCCCCTGAATCCCCCTGCTTCTCTGGCAGTCACACCTCCCCATCAAGGACCCTCTTGAGAAAAGAGCATCCCCTCCATGGGTCCTAGGGATGGGGACAGCCTCTGGAATAGGCAGGCCCTTCTTGGGGCCCCAGAAACCCTCCTACATGGTCAGCTGTCTGCTCCCCATTTTCCTCGACTTACCTCAGATATTTTCGGGGGCTGAGGCAGCACTTTTTCCACATTCTGCTCAAGCCACCTGAGCAGCCAGGACCCGGACCTGCAGAGGGGCCGGTGGTCAGCAGAGCAGCCTCAGAGAGTGGCCAGCCACTCTGTCCTGACCGCCCACTGGATCCTCGGTCTCAACCAGCCCTTCCTCGCCTTTGGCTCCCATTCTGCACAGTGGGGACCTTGTACTGGATACCCTTAAAGGGCCTCCAGTGGGGGGactgtatagctcagtggcagagtgcctgcttagcatgcacaaggtcctgggttcaatccccagtaccgccattaaaaaataaataaataaacctaactactgtccccaaaaaaggaaaaaaagggggggcctCCGTTGGTGAGGGGAACTTCTACCAACCTCAGATTCTGATCCAGGGCTGGATCACCTAGTCTTGGCCTCCTGGACAGCAGATGAGAAGGGGTACTGCCTGGGGACCTGAATGCAGCATGGGGGCCTCCCTGTGACTGGGACAGATAGTTCTGGCTTCATGGGTATGTGAGCAGTGCAGTCACACAGGGCAGGGCCCATTTTTGGTTAATGCTCAGGAGTCACTGTTTTAAACTCAGTAATTTTGGTAAAGGagtcctgcattttcattttgcactgagcccTATGAATTATGCAGCTGGCCCTGGGGCAAACGTTGGGCCCCCAGATCCACCtggcctccaggaagcccctcccTCTTCAGGGAAGCCCCATGTTCCCAGGGGAACCCATCCCCTCTGATATGGCCCAAAAGAAAGCTGTTAAGTCCTCTGGGTGTCTTCATCCTAAATCAACTTTACTGGTCCCACAGGTCAGCAGAGTGGCCCTGGGGACCCATGATCTGGGCAGCCTCCAGAGGACAAAAGAAATAGAGAGCAAGCTGGAGCAATGAATGAATGGTGTGTGATTGtatatgttcattcattcattcattcattcatcccttcTGTGCTGAGCCCTCTCCCCAtggcaggccctgtgctgggtagCAGGGGTTCAGCAGTGACTGAGACAAAAATCCTGGAGCTCAAGGACCTGACAGTCTAAGGACTGGATgagggaaggaatgaaagaatgggGTGAATGGAGATGAAGGTGTGACTCTGGACTTCCAGCAGACAGCAAACTGGAGGCTTCAGGTTTATTTGGGGGCCTCACAGTATTTTTGAAAACCCATCCCAGCCTGTTCTCCTGCAGGGCAGAGGCAAGAGATCAGCGGGCCCCTTCCTAGAGAGGGACATGGGCTCCCCTGTTTGCCACAGTCCCCCCAACCAGTCTGCCACCCCTTCAGTCAGCTCTGAGAAGTCCGAAGCTGTTGCCGACTTTGAAGCCAAACCTGGCACCCCAATGTTCCCACCGtgacccaggccctgcctctggGCTCCACATGGTGCCCACCTGCATGAAGCCCATCTCTGAGGAGTTTGTCCAcacctcctctccatccccagaaGGGAATCTCCCAGTAATTAGCACAAAAAAACCCTGGGTAGCACTGGACCCATCATCCCCATTTTGtgcttgagaaaaatgaagtccAGAAGAGATGAGAggcatgtccaaggtcacacaccgaGCTGGTGGtggaccctgggctctgggcacacTGAGCCCACCACACACACTGCAGATGGGGCTCAGGGGCTCCCAAACCAGCGCTCAAGACAGGGACTCACCCGgtgtcctgggccctgggggcctCATTGGGTCCAcctggggaagaaagaaggatGGTCAGCAGCAAGGGGCCAGCCTGGAGCTCCCCAGTCAGCCCAGCTCAAATCCAGGTTCAAACCCGGGCCCAGTCAGGTGAGACACTCTGGCCCTGCAGACTCCCCAGGGAGCAGGACCCAACCCAGCAGCCCCTGAGCCCACCCCTGTAAAGCCATCCTGCCTCCTGGCCTTACCTGAGCCCCCAGTGCTGCAATGCCCAAGGATCTGTGCTCCTGCCTGCCAGGACAGACAGACATGGGCAGAGAGGTCAGGTGCGCCGGACTCCCTCCCAATCCCTTCCCCACCCAACCCATCTCAGCTCCCGCCCAGCAGTacctgagctgcaccctccaaGCCAGCAGCAGTGCTCTGGGCGGTCCTGTCACTGTGGATGGGCTGTGGGACAACCTTCTCCAGGCCCTTCCTGAGCCAGGTCGGCACCCAGCCGCTGGGACCACTGAGAGACAGAGATACCGGCCTGCCTTCAAcatcctcagcccctccctggtcAGTGTGGCAGTTCACAGCATCCTAAAGAACTTGGTTTGAATCCCAAACCTCTAATTCCCCACTGGGACACTCCAGAcatgtcccctccctcctggagccTTGTATCCCTCTCTGGAAAATAGAGGACACCAACCCTTAGTGAGGCCAGGCGTGCCCATGCCATTCCAAGCCCACCTTCACCAGATGCTTGGTAAAAACAGCTGAATTCTATCATTCTGCTGCCCCCTTAGCCTggctccgggggtgggggtgcctccTGCGTTTGGCACATGTCTTGTGCTCTGGGAGGGTTGACGGTTTCCTATAAGGTGTTTCCTTGTGACAGAGGCTGGTCAGCCTAAACATGAGGGTCCCAGACTCGCTGTCTGAGGCCAGCCCTGCTGCAGACATGCTTACTTGGACAAGCACCAGTGGTCTAAAATGTTTGAGCTATCTGGGAGTTTTCATGTAAAAGTCTGGATTTCTGTCTTCATTAGGAAAATCAGAAGCTCTGGCCACACCGGACCTGTGTTTCACCCAAGCACTGAGAAACCTCTGGTCCCCACGCTccatttctcttggttatatGGTTCATTTGGCCCAGAAGACCCCCACATCTGTCTGAGGCTCCCTTCAGTCAGTTCCCAAGATGTTCTGGGCCTTTACTTGGAAGTGACTCAGATCTGACTGCAgggcccatccccacccctttaATGTTTCCCTAGCTTGGGTAGGGGGCTGGCCCTGAGGAGAAGGGACAGTGGGGCAGTACCTGTTCACTTCAGGAACCACAGCGACTTGGGCCTGGAGGGATGTAGGTGGAGAAGGGGCAGCCTCCTGGGTTTCTGGAAATGAGTTCCTCATACTTTAGAACTGGAACCTCAGAGAGACCCATTTCTACCCTGCTGGGGAGGTCAAGtcggaggcagaggagagggaagaaccCTGAGGGAGTCAGAAGCCTGGGgtcccagctcagctcagctaaAAAATCCCCAGGAGCCCAcctttagcttctctgagcctcagtttcttcatctgtgaaatgggcctgCCAGCCTCATGGCCTGCAGCTAGGCTCTGAGTGGAGAACACAGCCCTTCCACACCAcccgccctgccctcctgggcttCCAGCACTCACCCTGAGGGCCTGGAGCAGCCACTTCCTCCCCGACACAGGGCTCCTCAGGTGGCTGGAGGGTTCAAATAGGACCCCGTAAGCCTCAGTGAGACCAGCCTGGTTCAGGTAGGGGTAGCCTCCGACCCTCCCACGActgaccccacccctcaccccacaagACCAAACAATGCTCTTGTCACAGTCCTCTCTGTAAATCCTGGTGGTCTCACCTTCCACCTGGGACACACCCTTCCTCCAGGGGTCCCTCATCCAGAGCCGGGCCCTCACATCCCCCTAAGGTGCCCCCAGGCCTATCACATCCCCCAGGAAGCTGTCTCACTCAAATGGcctgaaaagagggaaaaaatttagAGCTATGAGGCCTCGGGGCAACTGAGGGGAAGAGCTGCTGAGAGGagcccaccccacacccagctgCCCGCCGGAGCCCTCCATGTCCTGCACCGAATGTTCCATCCCCTTCTAGCAGCTGCGTGGCAttcagcctctgccctctgcctctcagcTGCGTCTACAAGTGCACTTCCtgctgtgtgcacacgtgtgcatgcaCAGACAAGCATGCACGAGCACAAGGACACACTAACGTGTGTGCACTGATATACACTCACTGTCACATACAtctacacacactcacagacacacacaagcacatgtgTGTACAGTGCACAGATATGTGAGAcaggtgtgtgtacacacgtgcaTACATGGGCTGACACAAAAATAAGTGCTCAGTCACATAAACATAGGCATGTACACACATCCTCATGCACACTTGCACTGACACACGAATGTACTTGTGAACACATCATTTCACATGTGCACcaacacacaaatacacacatagaTGAGCATACATGcacagatgaacaaaatgtgtACATATACAAACATGCAGACACTATGTCCATATGTATACACACGCACAGATATGCAGACATGAGCATACATGCGCACACACAAATACATTCACAGACTCAGAAACAGGCGTGTACACACACTTATATACACTAGCATGCCCCACATGCACATGGAACTACAGGCACATGAAtcgtgtgtacacacacataaacatgtatgtgtgtacgtgtgtatacaCACTTGTGAATCAACACATGTTCCAGTGCAATTTGCTAATGCACACGTATGTACAAACATACCACTAAGAATACGAGGCACGTGTACCTGCATATACACATGTTGTGCACATGCAAACACATATGCACAACAACCCTGCATCTGGATAGCACACTGCTTCCTAAACACACCCTGCACTACCCAGTAATAGCCTTTCCTCCACCAGGAAGGCCCCATGTCTTCGTCTCCTCCAGTTACAATTTGGCCCCGTGCACTGAGGCTAGGAAGCACTCCTCCACCAGCTTTCAGTCTCCAGAGTGAAGATGgctctctcctctgagctctcaTAGTTCTCAGTCTATACACCTATATGGTCCTCCCAGAAGGGTAGAGCTGAGGATGTTCTTGGAGCTCATCACATTCCTTCATCACTTGTCTCCTGGCAGAATGACCTGGCTAAGTATTGTCTGCTGACCCCCAGGGGGCAATGCCTTACTCATCACTGTGCTCCCAGCACTGCACACAGGCCTGGCATTGATTAGAAGCTAAATCAAATCTGTCTGAGTTTCTGAATTAGTGTCATCAAGCTACTAAATGAATGGGATGCAGAACTGGCAAGGAAGAAATTTGTAGAACAGGGCTGCGCAAAATGCGGTCCATGAACCAGTGTCAGTCTGCAAACTGTCACTGGTCCACAATTATTAAGCAGTTTACAGTAGGTTGTATGTCAACAACTAAAGCAGTGTGCTTAGTTACATAGTAGACTTATATCTGGTGGGCTTCTGATCTCATCAGGGACTAGCAGCAAACAGTTCATAGACTGGCTACTTCGAGTAGCTCTGTTCTAGACTCTGGAGATTGGCAAACAATGGCcagtgggccaaatccagcctattgcttgtttttgtaaacaaagttttactggaacacagccatctaggctgattcatttatatattgtctCTGGCTGTTTTCACACTACtgtggcagagttgagtaattaACAGAGATGGCATGACTtacaaagcccaaaatatttactatctggccgtTTATGGAATGAGGTGacctccttttccttctggctCCAGCTTTCCCTGTTGTGGACAGTCCGTGGGGGCAGCTGACCCAAGCTGGGAGTTCTCTGAGCAGCAAGGCCAGTGTGCCCTCCATCACCCTCCAGCTCTTACCAGGGACTCCTCCTCTAGGACAGTCTCTTCAAGGGCTGTTTCGGTCTCTGGCTCCCGCTCTGgttctgccccctcctcctcctctgtcttggTCTTCCAACGGGCCTCCGGGGGCTGAGGCAGCACCTTCTGGGCCCAGCTCAACATTCTGACACCTGTGGAGACAGAGTCCTTAGGCCTCCCCAGAGTCCTCCCAGTTCCTCCCATCATTCGTGGACTGCTTTTGTGGGtcacatatttcctttttctttctttaaaaacgtTTTTGCAATTCTACCTCCAGGTGTTCACCTTCTAGAAATGCTCAAGCCCACAGACATACGTGTACAAAGAGGTTGGTCACAACCAGTGTGAGAGCAAAAGATGAAAAACCTCTAAATAATCCAGCAGTAGGAGACTGGTTATTGGGTAGTATCTAATTGTTCATCTGTAAGAGGGGcacatattaaataaattataatacatcCAATATTGGAATACTATGGAGCCATTTTTTAAGGCAGATCTATTTGAACTCATGTGGAAAAATCTACACACTCCAAACTCCAGTTGTGAGCAGATCAGTTAAACTCTCCATGCCTctgtttgcttgtctgtaaaatggggatgttaaCAGGACTTACCTGGCAGAGATTATTGTGAGGATAAAGTAAACTGATgagaacagtgactggcacaccCTGAAAGCTTAATAAATGTTGGATGTCAAGCAAAAAATGCTAATTATAGACTATCATGTTCAGCATAATCCcatttaaactgttttaaaacacattttgagtAGCATatgaatggaaatattttttgtttaatataagataaaattaacctattttcataatttaaacaGTTTTAAGATAAAATGATAGTTAAGCCCCCCTTCCATGGCTTACTGTGATAGTCCAGCCCTACCGTCAACAGGTTCAGTTTCTGGCACTATTTATCTTCAGGGAATGGGCAGCCCTGCCCTTATGACTATATTCCTGCAGGATGGCCTGACCCAGAGGGCATCACATAGATCAAAATCTGCAAGCTCCCAGCCTCGAAGGGCCCTTCAGAGGCCCCGCCCGGCACAGTGCATGCTCCCCACTCAGCCGTGAGCAGCCAAGGCATTCGTAGACTGCtaccctgcccctcctctgccagaGACCCTGGCCCCAGGCTGAAAAGGGCAGGCATGGGGCCAGGATtccccaccccagtgcccagctccctgcagcccctggccaTGCTGCTGGCCCTTCTACTCACAGCCCCGACTTCTGTCCCCGCTCTGCCCTTGGCAGCCCAGCTTCAGCTTTGAGTAAGGGGTCAGGTCTCTGACTCAGACCCAAAAAGGTGAACTTGAGCCAGACATGACACTTCCCGTCTTCCATTTCCTCACTGGGTGTGGGGTATAGACACTGATTTCCAAGGCTGGTAGAGTCCAAGATTGCATGTTTAGAATGGCAGATTCCACCGGCCCCCGCCAGCCACAGGCAGCCCCACATGTCGTGTTCACCTCACCCTCATTCTCACCACCTCTCACTCAGCCTCAGTAAAATAAGCATTTTCATCACAGCTTCACAgttaaggaaatggaggcacagagaggtcagctgacttgcccaaagtgacacagccagtaagtggttAAGCTGAGTTTACGCTCAGGTCTGACCAAATCCAAGCATCCCACATCCACCCCAGGAGCACTGACATTTGCCCAGGATTGGCTGCTTCTGCAGGCCAGTCCTGCAAGCCCTTTCCCAGCGGGCAGCAATTCTGCATGTGTTTCTGAACCTTCTGGAAATGACTAGGAAAGCATTCCCCTTTCCCAACTTCCCTTCTTCTCCCAGACCCAGCCATTCTCTCCTGGATAGAGACACTTGTAGGTCCCTCCCATCTTTTTGCCATGTCCCTGCTGACTCCATGTTGGTGAGGGAGGCTCAGGCGGAAGGGGGACCTGAGAGTGGTAGCTCAGGGCAACTCTGGTGCTGGGACCACCAGCCTTTCAGAATCTTCTGGGGAGCTGgggaaatgcagattcctaggcCCCTCTAAACCTTCTGCAGGACCTGGAATCCACACTTCACGAGCTGCCTTGGACGTTCACTAAGGTTTGAGCCCCAACAAGGGGAGAGGGAAGCCTCAGGATTCCAGCCTTGCCCAGTTCTCCAAGTCTAAATGCCTTGCCAGGAGGAAAGCATGGAGGGGGTCCCATCAAGGGTCCCACCAAgcctccacctcccccatccTGAGTTACCTGCTCAGATGCCGTCCACCAGCCAGCAACTGCCTTCTTCCTGCTACTCTCAGCTGGCCTCCCAGACACAGCAGGGATTAATTGGTGGCAGCAGGGCTGTGTGCAAAGGATTAGGACGTGCTGaacagggtggggaggtggcggTGGAAAAGAGGAGATTGATGCAAAGAGAGCAGGCAGCAAACccccagggggcaggagggatCTGGGCCCCAGGGAAGGAGCCCCACATGGCCCTGGTCTGGTACACCATGAGCTCCTAGGGGACCTGGTTCCCCACACGCCTTGGCCAACCCACAGGGTTTACTGGTGGAGAATAACAGCCCGGAGTCCCCACCTGGTTCTGGGAGACTCTCAGGGTGGCAGGGGCTTGTCAACTCTCAGTCAGCAGTGGCAGGAGGCACACCCAGCTCTCCAGCCCCAGTGCAGGGACTCAAGCCGAGTCCCTCTGTCCCAGAATTCTCTGCAGCTTGGGCAAGGCCTCAGCAGCTCCTTCCTGTGGATCTGCCAGAGTGACTGTGGTCCCAGGGCCAGGCCTTTAGGGAGGATCCAAGGACTGACATTGGAGCTGGCCCCCTGAACTGAGGTCTGACCCTGGAGGGGTGtagacagggagacagggagagggacagaggcccAGCATGTAAAGGGGCTCGGTGAGGTGACAGTacctgggtgggggccaggcagTGTTGatcagcagaggggcagggacttgACTTGATCATCTACATTTCCTATGTGCCGGGCAGCGTGCCAGCTTTGGCACACTGAGAAAGACAGACATATGACCTGTCCTCACGGAGCTTACATTACAATGTAggattcagaaattaaaaagattaacaataaataaagaaatattgcAAATATGCTGGGCACCGTGAAACAAACACAGAGGGCAGAGACCTGTGTGAGGTGCAGGGGAGCAGGGGTAGGCATAGTGTGGAgcatttttgtgtctggtttctttcatttagcataatgtttttgatgatcatccacattgtagcatgtatctgcacttcttttcttttttttgattcccAAGAGTATTTCATGGTACAGATACACCACAGTCTGTTTATCTCTACACTAGTCAATGGATGCTAacgttgtttccactttggggctattataaaatcctgctatgaacatctgcatgcaagtctttgtgtggacatacattttcatttctcttgggatgATTCCTTGggatagaattgctgggtcatatagtaaatttatgtttcacattttaagaaactgctacaCTGTTTTGCAAAGTAGTACTTATGTCTTGGTCTGACTGGTAGATATATGAGGGTCTTACTTTATAAATTATGAGTTACATTatacatttttgcattttctatattttatatttttaactttaaaggagtttaaaggttttattttttaaactcttaaagttaaaaatacattggGGTTGGATGGCAAATGAGGTCAACCCTAGAAAAGTTTTTGGTAAGGGATGGGACTTGGAGATGCTGCTCTGGGGCTGTATGGAGCACTGGAGGAAGAGCAAAGCCTGCCTGGAAGCAGCACTGGAAGATGAGCAACTAGGGAGCCAAATCCTACAGGAACCTCATAGTAGGGGTCCCCGGGCCCATCAGGCTCAGCACCTGGGCAGGTGTATGCAAAGCATATGCCAATATATGCAAATGAGTTAGAGTCTCCCCAAGGTTTCCTCACCTGGAGGGTCCATCTCCATGGTTGTGGCCAGGGTGGTTGGCAGGCCCAGGGTTTAGGGGTGCAGCGCTTAGGCCCTCGTGATCTTGCTTTTttgggaaggcagaagggaggctGCAGGCCtgcagagggctgggggtggagtaTCACCTGCTAATCCCTGTCCTGCTGAGGCCACCACTCTCCCTGATCCCCTTATGCTGACCCCAGATCCTGCCAGCC
This region of Camelus ferus isolate YT-003-E chromosome 9, BCGSAC_Cfer_1.0, whole genome shotgun sequence genomic DNA includes:
- the LOC102517361 gene encoding cyclic nucleotide-gated cation channel beta-1 isoform X4, with protein sequence MLSWAQKVLPQPPEARWKTKTEEEEGAEPEREPETETALEETVLEEESLPPEEPCVGEEVAAPGPQETQEAAPSPPTSLQAQVAVVPEVNSGPSGWVPTWLRKGLEKVVPQPIHSDRTAQSTAAGLEGAAQAGAQILGHCSTGGSGGPNEAPRAQDTGSGSWLLRWLEQNVEKVLPQPPKISEGWRDEPVDAALGPEPPGPSLGTKPDPVLQAQESPSLPAPDPPEPKEEPTPDPLPSIQTSSLPPARDSARLVAWLLHRLEMALPQPVLHGKAGEQEPDTPVTCDVQTRVAAAGGL
- the LOC102517361 gene encoding cyclic nucleotide-gated cation channel beta-1 isoform X3; amino-acid sequence: MLSWAQKVLPQPPEARWKTKTEEEEGAEPEREPETETALEETVLEEESLPPEEPCVGEEVAAPGPQETQEAAPSPPTSLQAQVAVVPEVNSGPSGWVPTWLRKGLEKVVPQPIHSDRTAQSTAAGLEGAAQAGAQILGHCSTGGSGGPNEAPRAQDTGSGSWLLRWLEQNVEKVLPQPPKISEGWRDEPVDAALGPEPPGPSLGTKPDPVLQAQESPSLPAPDPPEPKEEPTPDPLPSIQTSSLPPARDSARLVAWLLHRLEMALPQPVLHGKAGEQEPDTPVTCDVQTISILPEGQEEPDLILEEVDPHWEEDTHQEGSTNLQSSEAAPAAEEENEVVEQMPRMLPRIQEEKEEEEEEEVREEKEEVQEEEFREEKEEVREEEVREEEEVREEKEEVREEKEEEVREQKEEVREEKEEVREEKEEVREEKEEVREQKEEVREEKEEVREEEEVREVEEEDEEEEEQDHSVLLDSCLFSQEGEDQSGVDETQHQRTSYQELQELQEEAVGASSGVPRVLPLPETPWPQHHG